A single genomic interval of Gemmatimonas sp. UBA7669 harbors:
- a CDS encoding D-amino-acid transaminase, with the protein MRSCWLNGSFVPEDQAQVSIFDRGLLFGDGVYEVAAVFNGRLLDADRHLVRLERSQRELSLPAPYSSATWLDVMQELATRNDITEGLVYLQVTRGVAERDFAFPSAIKPTAFAWARPKRLSDDPNASGLTVHVVPDIRWGRCDIKSTAMLAQVLAKQAAREAGAGEALMHENGVVTEGGSSNVWIVNQGELQTRPVSHDILAGITRDVVVEVARELGLVVRERAFTVEQAMAADECFLTSATSFVLPITRIDQHVVGNGQPGPITQRVRAAYLARAERLTASAATVA; encoded by the coding sequence ATGCGCAGCTGCTGGCTCAACGGTTCTTTCGTTCCGGAAGATCAGGCTCAGGTGTCCATCTTCGACCGCGGTCTGCTCTTCGGTGATGGAGTGTACGAAGTGGCCGCCGTGTTCAATGGCCGCCTGCTCGATGCCGATCGCCACCTCGTGCGACTCGAGCGCTCGCAGCGTGAACTGTCGCTGCCCGCGCCGTACTCATCGGCTACCTGGCTCGACGTCATGCAGGAACTGGCCACACGCAACGACATCACCGAGGGTCTGGTGTACCTGCAGGTCACACGCGGTGTGGCCGAGCGGGACTTTGCGTTCCCGTCGGCCATCAAGCCCACCGCCTTTGCCTGGGCGCGTCCCAAGCGTCTTTCGGACGATCCGAACGCGTCGGGACTCACGGTGCATGTCGTACCCGACATTCGCTGGGGACGTTGCGACATCAAGAGCACCGCCATGCTGGCCCAGGTGCTGGCCAAGCAGGCGGCGCGCGAAGCGGGTGCCGGCGAAGCGCTCATGCACGAGAACGGTGTCGTCACTGAAGGCGGATCCAGCAACGTGTGGATCGTGAACCAGGGTGAGCTGCAAACCCGTCCGGTGTCACACGACATTCTGGCCGGCATCACGCGCGACGTGGTCGTTGAGGTCGCGCGTGAACTGGGTCTCGTCGTACGCGAGCGGGCGTTCACGGTGGAACAGGCCATGGCGGCGGACGAGTGTTTCCTCACCAGTGCCACATCGTTTGTCCTGCCCATCACACGCATTGATCAGCACGTGGTGGGCAACGGCCAGCCGGGTCCCATCACGCAGCGCGTGCGGGCGGCCTATCTCGCACGCGCCGAGCGTCTGACGGCGTCCGCCGCCACGGTCGCGTGA
- the chrA gene encoding chromate efflux transporter, which translates to MSETAARDNVHEAAPQVPVNPQGVRREVAAVFLRLGLTAFGGPAAHIAALEDELVTRRRWLSREAFVDLVGATNLIPGPNSTELAIHLGYLRAGWVGLLLAGGCFLVPAVLLVWLAAWAYVRYGTRVEVAALLQGMQPAVLAVVVQALWRLKASVMRTSGTLVLALVAVAAALAGVSEFVILGGALLVGVLNAWRAANHPGVASGFTLATGGLSSAPAWSLRDTGQVLATTGVSAASAGAAGIGAGTLFVSFATIGSVLFGSGYVLLAFVRREFVERLGVLTDAQALDAIAMGQVTPGPVFSAATFVGYVVDGHAGAMAATAGIFLPAFVAVALSAPLVHRLQQWPAGRHLLDAVNAASLALMAAVVVTLARALGVDLRTLAILLVASLVLIGTRVGSGWVLLGGAVAGFLLFGGVTWAP; encoded by the coding sequence ATGTCCGAGACGGCCGCGCGCGACAATGTGCACGAAGCAGCGCCACAAGTCCCCGTCAATCCGCAAGGCGTGCGGCGGGAGGTGGCCGCCGTGTTTCTGCGGCTTGGTTTGACGGCCTTTGGCGGACCGGCGGCGCACATCGCGGCCTTGGAGGACGAACTGGTCACGCGGCGGCGTTGGCTCAGTCGCGAGGCCTTTGTCGATCTGGTCGGGGCCACCAACCTCATTCCCGGTCCCAATTCCACCGAGCTGGCCATTCATCTGGGCTATCTGCGGGCAGGTTGGGTGGGGCTGCTGCTGGCGGGCGGCTGCTTTCTGGTGCCGGCTGTGCTGCTGGTGTGGCTGGCTGCCTGGGCCTATGTGCGCTACGGCACGCGGGTGGAAGTGGCGGCGCTGCTGCAGGGCATGCAGCCGGCCGTGCTGGCGGTGGTGGTGCAGGCGCTCTGGCGGCTCAAGGCCAGTGTCATGCGCACATCGGGCACGCTGGTGCTGGCGCTGGTGGCGGTGGCGGCCGCGCTGGCCGGTGTTTCCGAGTTCGTCATTCTGGGTGGCGCGCTGCTGGTGGGCGTGCTGAACGCCTGGCGGGCCGCCAACCATCCCGGTGTGGCCTCAGGCTTTACCCTGGCAACGGGCGGCCTGTCGTCGGCCCCTGCCTGGTCCCTGCGTGATACCGGGCAGGTACTGGCCACTACTGGCGTGAGCGCGGCGAGCGCGGGCGCGGCCGGGATTGGTGCCGGCACCCTGTTTGTGAGCTTCGCGACCATCGGCAGCGTGCTGTTTGGCAGTGGCTATGTGCTGCTGGCCTTCGTGCGCCGCGAGTTCGTCGAGCGGTTGGGCGTGCTCACCGACGCCCAGGCGCTCGATGCCATTGCCATGGGGCAGGTCACGCCCGGTCCGGTGTTCAGTGCGGCCACCTTTGTGGGCTACGTGGTGGACGGCCATGCCGGCGCCATGGCGGCCACGGCGGGCATCTTTCTCCCGGCGTTCGTTGCCGTGGCGCTCTCCGCCCCGTTGGTGCACCGGCTGCAGCAGTGGCCGGCGGGACGACATCTGCTCGACGCCGTGAATGCCGCCTCCCTGGCTCTCATGGCCGCCGTCGTCGTGACGCTGGCCCGCGCGCTCGGCGTGGACCTTCGCACCCTGGCTATCTTGCTGGTGGCCTCGTTGGTGCTGATCGGTACGCGCGTCGGGTCGGGATGGGTCCTGCTGGGCGGTGCAGTCGCAGGCTTTCTCCTGTTCGGTGGCGTGACCTGGGCGCCGTGA
- a CDS encoding S66 peptidase family protein — protein MRDRGLREPAPLPPGARVALVSPSGPLNGPHELARAVSTVESFGWVPAPGAHALARSGYFAGDDDARASDLIRALEDDDVHGIWCLRGGYGAARLLPVLEDVVRHASPDVPPKPLIGFSDITALHALWQRHGWVSFHGPVARGQLSAFSREAFRTIVAQGREATWMAESASVIHPGRATGRLAGGNLALVASLVGTPWACRFDGALVVLEDVGEATYRLDRMLTQLLLSGALDGCVGLVLGHFTDCPDTTADGTRSIEAVVQDVAERLQVPALLGVPIGHIEEQWTLPFGAMATLDADARTLHVHRHDRPFTGSPTPSAR, from the coding sequence ATGCGGGACCGGGGCCTGCGTGAGCCGGCCCCACTGCCGCCAGGCGCGCGGGTTGCACTGGTGTCGCCATCGGGACCCCTCAACGGACCGCATGAGTTGGCGCGCGCCGTGTCCACGGTCGAATCATTTGGCTGGGTGCCAGCGCCCGGCGCGCATGCCTTGGCCCGCAGTGGGTACTTTGCCGGCGACGACGACGCGCGCGCGTCCGATCTGATACGCGCGCTCGAAGACGATGACGTACATGGCATCTGGTGCCTGCGCGGTGGCTACGGCGCGGCGCGGCTCCTGCCTGTCCTCGAGGACGTGGTGCGTCATGCCTCCCCTGACGTACCGCCCAAGCCGCTCATCGGATTCTCCGACATCACGGCCCTGCACGCGCTGTGGCAACGCCATGGGTGGGTGAGTTTTCACGGTCCGGTGGCGCGTGGTCAGCTGTCCGCATTTTCGCGCGAGGCCTTTCGCACCATCGTGGCCCAGGGGCGTGAGGCCACGTGGATGGCCGAATCGGCGTCAGTGATCCATCCGGGCCGGGCAACCGGTCGTCTGGCGGGCGGCAATCTCGCCCTGGTGGCGTCACTGGTGGGGACGCCCTGGGCCTGCCGCTTCGATGGCGCCTTGGTGGTGCTGGAAGATGTCGGCGAAGCCACGTATCGGCTCGACCGCATGCTGACGCAGCTGCTGCTGTCCGGCGCCCTCGACGGCTGTGTCGGCCTCGTGCTGGGCCACTTCACCGACTGCCCCGACACCACGGCGGACGGCACGCGCAGCATTGAGGCCGTGGTGCAGGATGTGGCCGAACGTTTGCAGGTTCCGGCCCTGCTGGGCGTTCCGATTGGCCATATTGAAGAACAGTGGACGCTGCCGTTTGGCGCCATGGCCACGCTGGATGCCGACGCCCGCACGCTGCACGTCCATCGTCACGATCGTCCGTTCACGGGTTCCCCCACACCATCCGCCCGATGA
- a CDS encoding rhodanese-like domain-containing protein, which translates to MKTAQQLIAEAKAQITEITAREVQDALARGESITLIDIREQNEWAMGHAAPAEYIGRGVLESQIEAKVPRDARVVLMCASGNRSALAALTLRDMGYQNVASLAGGYRDWVASGGAVAE; encoded by the coding sequence ATGAAGACCGCACAGCAACTGATCGCCGAAGCGAAGGCGCAGATCACCGAAATCACCGCGCGTGAAGTGCAGGACGCGCTGGCCCGCGGCGAGTCGATCACCCTCATCGATATTCGCGAGCAAAACGAGTGGGCCATGGGTCACGCCGCACCCGCCGAGTATATCGGGCGTGGCGTACTCGAGAGTCAGATCGAGGCCAAGGTGCCACGTGACGCGCGCGTCGTGCTCATGTGCGCCAGTGGCAACCGCTCGGCCCTGGCCGCGCTGACGCTGCGCGACATGGGCTACCAGAACGTGGCGTCGTTGGCCGGCGGCTATCGCGACTGGGTGGCCAGCGGCGGCGCCGTCGCCGAGTGA
- a CDS encoding Eco57I restriction-modification methylase domain-containing protein, whose product MLTLRAAALALSRADSFEALRPLARALGFLDTPVPLSAALRRELGIHALCDQAALHVRPGGLRLLVATLTPPDALQGTGDLRERALAVATALKRVAPTGLWCICLLDHTRQHLCLAAVIDHARGLRLTALRVDCRRVLDSDADTLRSLAAITETDAHAHHARLADILGRDALSRRFYRELEQRVGTLAQSLHTDASRRHSARSRQGLLPTPAERRELALLTASRCLFLSFLEAKGWLDARRDFLLHEAVRVLESGGGIHARVLRPLFFGTLNTPRRHRATEARRFGAVPFLNGGLFSPTALERRHHHLDFSDDALTALLGGLLDRYRFTAREESSAWSEAAVDPEMLGRAFEGLMAEDERKRSGSFYTPPHLVAQAVDAALVCTLEARCGQDTPEFWTGLRVLDPACGSGAFLVQALETLDARAAAAGDPRSEHERRRAILARCIFGVDKQPMAVWLCELRLWLSVVIACDAPRIEDIAPLPNLDHHIRVGDALTGGTLQFAAPSAGQLARLRERYARATGPRKLRTALSLDAEERERAITELSRHLDALRRERRQLVSMLRGRDLFGQRRRPARADVARLDWLRQRSRELQTQRHRLQLGGALPFRFASMFADVAAAGGFDLLVGNPPWVRPHAMAANERTYLRTEFRAMRHATWRVGASRAGAGAGFAAQADLAVAFVERAVQLLRPGATLALLLPAKLWRNLSGGGVRRLLLHDTHIRALHDWSDAPALFDAATYPSLLVAQRRQPADARASSSSKAAPSESASASMDMVHCVVTRDTSVRFAMPSASLSLEADDPAAPWVLLPPAARVAFDALRHAGPPLADSPLGRPLLGVKCGCNAAFLVHAVEHHDDGATVTSLAASTPTQGVIERAVLRPALRGEALVGPVAAHTPGNHAPGNDAPGNHAPGADTPRHSAQPDEHDVRIIWTHDAFGKPLAALPPATARWLGSWRPRLRARRDARQSQPWWTLFRTDAARADLPRLVWADIGRQLRLRLLPPHDPTVPLNTCYVLRLATLDDAYAALALLSSDVAAAWLDVLAEPARGGFRRYLGWTVGALPVPQAWPRVVADLAPLGKRLHAGEHLPAPLLNTAVARAYGLSLTVITPLLAWHQHAPAQSD is encoded by the coding sequence GTGCTCACTCTCCGCGCCGCCGCCCTCGCGCTTTCACGCGCCGACTCGTTCGAGGCCCTGCGTCCGCTCGCCCGCGCATTGGGGTTCCTCGACACGCCCGTTCCGCTCTCCGCCGCCCTCCGGCGTGAACTGGGCATTCACGCACTCTGCGACCAGGCCGCTTTGCATGTCCGACCCGGCGGGCTGCGTCTCCTGGTGGCCACACTGACGCCGCCTGATGCACTGCAGGGGACCGGTGATCTGCGAGAGCGCGCACTGGCCGTCGCCACGGCGCTCAAACGCGTGGCCCCAACCGGACTGTGGTGCATCTGTCTGCTCGATCACACACGGCAGCACCTGTGTCTGGCCGCCGTGATCGATCACGCGCGTGGCCTGCGTCTCACCGCCCTGCGTGTCGACTGCCGCCGAGTGCTCGATTCGGACGCGGATACGCTGCGCAGCCTCGCCGCCATCACAGAGACCGATGCGCACGCACATCACGCGCGACTCGCCGACATTCTGGGGCGGGACGCACTCTCTCGTCGCTTCTATCGGGAGCTGGAGCAGCGCGTGGGCACGCTGGCCCAATCCCTGCACACCGACGCGTCACGGCGACACAGCGCACGATCACGTCAGGGTTTGCTGCCTACCCCTGCTGAACGCCGCGAACTGGCGCTGCTCACCGCATCGCGCTGTCTCTTCCTGTCGTTTCTCGAAGCCAAGGGCTGGCTGGACGCGCGTCGGGACTTTCTGCTGCACGAGGCCGTCCGCGTGCTGGAATCCGGCGGTGGCATCCATGCGCGCGTTCTGCGCCCGTTGTTCTTCGGCACACTCAACACACCACGGCGTCATCGCGCCACCGAGGCTCGGCGTTTTGGCGCGGTGCCCTTTCTGAATGGCGGTCTGTTCTCGCCCACCGCACTCGAACGTCGGCATCACCATCTCGACTTCAGCGACGACGCACTCACCGCCTTGCTGGGCGGACTGCTCGACCGCTATCGCTTCACGGCGCGCGAAGAGTCGTCCGCGTGGTCGGAGGCGGCCGTCGACCCGGAAATGCTTGGTCGCGCGTTTGAAGGGCTGATGGCCGAAGACGAACGCAAGCGATCGGGCAGCTTCTACACGCCGCCACATCTGGTGGCGCAGGCCGTGGACGCGGCACTCGTCTGCACTCTCGAAGCCCGGTGCGGGCAGGACACGCCGGAATTCTGGACCGGTCTGCGCGTACTCGATCCGGCCTGCGGGTCGGGAGCGTTTCTCGTGCAAGCTCTCGAAACACTCGATGCGAGAGCGGCGGCGGCCGGCGACCCACGCAGCGAGCACGAACGGCGACGGGCCATTCTCGCCCGCTGCATCTTCGGCGTGGACAAGCAGCCCATGGCGGTCTGGCTCTGCGAGCTGCGCCTCTGGCTGTCGGTGGTCATTGCCTGTGATGCCCCGCGCATTGAAGACATTGCCCCACTGCCCAATCTCGATCACCACATCCGCGTCGGCGACGCCCTGACCGGCGGCACGCTGCAGTTTGCCGCTCCATCGGCCGGACAGCTCGCGCGACTGCGTGAGCGCTATGCACGTGCCACCGGACCGCGGAAGCTGCGCACCGCCCTTTCGCTGGATGCGGAAGAAAGGGAGCGCGCCATCACGGAACTCTCGCGCCATCTCGACGCACTCCGCCGAGAACGCCGTCAGCTCGTCAGCATGCTGCGCGGCCGTGACCTCTTCGGACAACGCCGTCGCCCTGCCCGCGCCGATGTCGCACGTCTGGACTGGCTGCGTCAGCGCTCGCGCGAGTTGCAGACACAGCGTCATCGCCTGCAGCTGGGCGGAGCGTTGCCCTTCCGCTTTGCGTCCATGTTTGCCGATGTGGCCGCCGCCGGCGGATTCGACCTGCTGGTGGGCAACCCCCCGTGGGTGCGTCCACACGCCATGGCGGCCAACGAGCGCACGTATCTGCGCACCGAATTCCGCGCCATGCGGCACGCCACGTGGCGAGTAGGCGCTTCCCGCGCTGGCGCCGGTGCCGGCTTTGCCGCACAGGCCGACCTCGCCGTGGCCTTCGTTGAACGCGCGGTGCAATTACTGCGGCCCGGTGCCACCCTGGCCCTACTGCTGCCGGCCAAACTCTGGCGCAATCTGTCCGGTGGCGGCGTGCGACGCCTGCTGCTGCATGACACGCACATTCGGGCGCTGCACGACTGGAGCGATGCACCGGCGCTGTTCGATGCCGCCACTTACCCTTCCCTGCTGGTCGCGCAGCGTCGGCAGCCGGCCGATGCGCGCGCGTCTTCCAGCAGCAAGGCGGCACCCTCGGAGTCCGCTTCGGCATCCATGGACATGGTGCACTGCGTGGTGACGCGCGACACGTCCGTGCGCTTTGCCATGCCCTCCGCATCGCTCTCGCTGGAAGCCGACGACCCGGCTGCGCCCTGGGTGTTGCTGCCCCCCGCTGCGCGCGTCGCCTTCGACGCGCTCCGTCATGCGGGACCTCCCCTCGCCGACAGCCCACTCGGCCGCCCACTGCTCGGCGTCAAGTGTGGATGCAACGCGGCGTTTCTTGTGCATGCGGTCGAGCACCACGACGACGGTGCCACCGTCACCTCGCTCGCAGCCTCCACACCAACCCAGGGGGTGATTGAGCGGGCCGTGCTGCGACCGGCCCTGCGCGGCGAGGCACTCGTGGGGCCCGTGGCGGCACACACGCCTGGCAATCACGCACCAGGCAATGACGCACCAGGCAACCACGCACCAGGCGCGGACACGCCGCGCCACAGTGCGCAGCCCGACGAACACGACGTGCGCATCATCTGGACCCACGACGCCTTCGGCAAACCCCTCGCCGCGCTACCACCCGCCACCGCAAGATGGCTGGGGAGCTGGCGCCCGAGACTGCGGGCGCGCCGCGATGCCCGACAATCGCAGCCCTGGTGGACCCTGTTCCGCACCGACGCCGCGCGCGCGGATCTGCCACGCCTCGTGTGGGCAGACATTGGCCGCCAGTTGCGTCTGCGTCTGCTGCCCCCGCACGACCCCACCGTGCCGCTCAACACCTGCTACGTGCTGCGGCTTGCCACACTCGACGATGCCTACGCGGCGCTCGCGCTGCTCTCCTCGGATGTTGCCGCAGCGTGGCTGGACGTGCTGGCCGAACCGGCACGCGGTGGCTTTCGCCGCTACCTCGGGTGGACCGTCGGTGCCCTGCCTGTGCCACAGGCCTGGCCTCGCGTCGTGGCAGACCTCGCCCCCCTGGGCAAACGCCTGCATGCGGGCGAACACCTGCCCGCCCCGCTGCTCAACACGGCCGTTGCCAGGGCCTACGGCCTCTCGCTCACCGTCATCACTCCACTTCTTGCCTGGCATCAGCATGCTCCCGCCCAATCGGACTGA
- a CDS encoding DEAD/DEAH box helicase, whose amino-acid sequence MLPPNRTDSACPPEAATHGAAQQVRWNTPHAVMHRMAHALSPVHTSAALGEITLRAHQHEAVAQLTRILAEYRGALLADDVGLGKTFVALAVGRQYDTVHVVAPATLLPTWRTAAARAGMAQVQVHSLHAWSRPTPPALPMRGSSLVIIDEAHHLRNAATRRYWQLADSVAACDVLLLSATPVHNRPGDLRALLALFRGHRLDALDDHSLARMVVRRRAQDVGTGTDAGSDARPRRMAHATIREPQDREVLDAILSLPSPLPAHDGAVAGALIRLGLLRAWCSSDAALVHALTRRRLRGEALRDALCEGRHLTNDELRHWVIGDDAGQLAFPELLATHRAASGDLLTVLDRHLDAVAALARHMSRTQPSSRDQARAGHVRGILARHPQQPVVAFSQYTRTVQSLFRALSDIAGVGAIMGTQARIASGPLPRQELIGLFAPSANGLPPPPAIQRVRLLLTTDLMAEGVNLQDAGVVVHLDMPWTHAMLVQREGRALRMHSPHRAVHVYTFGPDAQVAAVLRAEQRVLSKRLIGWHLVGGERGAPQSAADWQAAWRRVLQRWHQLPLHSSPHHEVPSTTGQSPTLYAAVRASSRLRAHVVCALVLIAGEDQPLVLRARKRADGSLRWTSSRHPRALLRVARLWRSPVGHSRLRRIPRAQARQAVRRLRRQLRRLHESAQFRSLLGPSAMATSQVVMQITERLAALERSWPVPRRRQHAEPLVAARRCLSLVRGAAAESACARWLRRAPVTSARSGSTNIGAAQRAWIEAWQQEPVLARLMASACVCANANSITVTTEAATDSLLIGRAVPVPSDVPATMMLVLLAR is encoded by the coding sequence ATGCTCCCGCCCAATCGGACTGACTCGGCATGTCCGCCTGAAGCCGCAACACACGGCGCAGCGCAGCAAGTGCGCTGGAACACCCCGCATGCGGTCATGCACCGCATGGCGCACGCGCTCTCACCGGTGCACACCAGCGCGGCGCTTGGTGAGATCACGCTGCGCGCGCACCAGCACGAAGCCGTCGCGCAGCTCACACGCATTCTGGCCGAATACCGGGGAGCCCTGCTTGCCGACGACGTGGGGTTGGGCAAGACCTTTGTGGCGCTTGCGGTGGGTCGGCAATACGACACGGTGCATGTCGTGGCACCGGCAACACTCCTGCCCACCTGGCGGACGGCCGCGGCACGCGCCGGCATGGCGCAGGTGCAGGTTCATTCGCTGCACGCCTGGTCGCGCCCCACCCCGCCGGCGCTGCCCATGCGAGGGTCCAGTCTCGTGATCATCGACGAGGCACACCATCTGCGCAATGCGGCCACCCGTCGCTATTGGCAGCTGGCAGACAGTGTGGCAGCCTGTGATGTCCTGCTGCTGTCGGCCACCCCGGTTCACAATCGGCCCGGTGATCTGCGCGCCCTGCTGGCGCTCTTTCGCGGGCATCGACTCGATGCGTTGGACGATCACAGTCTCGCGCGCATGGTGGTACGCCGCCGGGCGCAGGACGTTGGCACCGGCACGGATGCGGGGAGCGACGCACGGCCGCGGCGCATGGCGCATGCCACCATTCGCGAACCACAGGACCGCGAAGTCCTCGATGCCATCCTGTCACTGCCGTCCCCGCTGCCAGCCCATGATGGGGCAGTGGCCGGCGCCCTGATTCGGCTTGGCCTCCTGCGAGCCTGGTGTTCGAGCGATGCGGCACTGGTGCATGCGCTCACCAGACGGCGCCTGCGCGGCGAAGCACTGCGTGATGCCCTCTGTGAAGGACGCCACCTCACGAACGACGAGCTGCGCCACTGGGTGATTGGAGATGACGCGGGACAATTGGCGTTTCCGGAACTCCTCGCCACCCACCGTGCGGCGTCGGGTGATCTGTTGACCGTGCTCGATCGCCATCTGGACGCCGTGGCCGCTCTGGCCCGCCATATGTCCCGCACACAACCGTCATCGCGTGATCAGGCGCGCGCCGGGCATGTGCGTGGCATTCTCGCGCGCCATCCGCAGCAGCCCGTGGTCGCCTTCTCGCAGTACACGCGCACCGTACAGTCGCTGTTTCGTGCGCTGTCGGACATAGCCGGCGTTGGTGCCATCATGGGCACACAGGCCCGTATCGCCAGCGGTCCGCTGCCACGACAGGAGCTTATCGGGCTCTTCGCCCCGTCGGCCAACGGTCTTCCCCCGCCGCCCGCCATTCAACGCGTACGCCTGCTACTCACCACCGACCTCATGGCCGAAGGTGTCAACCTGCAGGATGCCGGCGTGGTGGTGCATCTCGACATGCCCTGGACCCACGCCATGCTCGTACAACGTGAGGGACGCGCACTGCGCATGCACTCACCGCATCGGGCCGTGCACGTATACACGTTCGGACCGGATGCGCAGGTCGCCGCCGTGCTGCGTGCCGAGCAGCGCGTGCTCAGCAAGCGTCTGATCGGTTGGCACCTGGTTGGCGGAGAACGCGGGGCGCCGCAGAGTGCCGCAGATTGGCAGGCCGCATGGCGGCGTGTCCTGCAGCGTTGGCATCAGCTTCCGTTGCACTCATCGCCGCATCACGAGGTCCCGTCAACCACCGGTCAGTCGCCCACGCTGTACGCGGCGGTGCGCGCGTCGTCACGCCTGCGCGCCCATGTCGTCTGCGCCTTGGTCCTCATCGCGGGAGAAGACCAGCCGCTCGTGCTGCGTGCGCGCAAGCGCGCGGACGGCAGCCTGCGCTGGACCAGCTCGCGGCACCCTCGCGCGTTGCTGCGTGTGGCCCGCCTCTGGCGTTCGCCCGTAGGGCATTCACGACTGCGCCGGATACCACGCGCCCAAGCGCGACAGGCCGTACGCAGGCTGCGGCGTCAACTGCGCCGGCTCCACGAATCGGCGCAGTTTCGCAGCCTGCTCGGACCGTCGGCAATGGCCACCTCGCAGGTCGTCATGCAAATCACGGAGCGTCTGGCAGCCCTGGAACGGAGCTGGCCCGTGCCGCGTCGCCGGCAACATGCCGAGCCTCTGGTTGCGGCCAGACGCTGCCTCAGCCTCGTGCGGGGCGCGGCCGCCGAGTCGGCCTGCGCCCGCTGGCTGCGCCGTGCGCCAGTGACCAGTGCTCGCAGCGGTTCCACCAACATCGGCGCCGCACAGCGCGCCTGGATCGAGGCCTGGCAGCAGGAACCCGTGCTCGCTCGGCTCATGGCCAGTGCCTGTGTCTGTGCGAATGCCAATTCAATCACGGTAACTACCGAAGCGGCAACCGACTCACTTCTGATAGGCCGGGCAGTGCCCGTCCCCTCCGACGTCCCCGCCACCATGATGCTGGTGCTGCTGGCCCGTTAG